The DNA window AGGCAAACATAAAGCTTTTATAAATTTTAATAAAAGTCTTATAGAACGTGATATTCCAATGATTTTCGATAAAGATACAATCGTTATTGAAATTTTAGAAGATGTTGTACCTGATAAAAAATTTATTAATACCATAAAAAAGTTAAAAGAAATGGGTTATACCATTGCACTAGATGATTTTACATATGATTATGCCTATGATGAAATTGTAGAATTATGTGACATAATAAAGGTTGATTTTTTACAAAATACAGAGGAGGATGTTTATCGCATCATACAAAAGTGGGATAATAAAACTAGAAAATTTCTTGCAGAAAAGATTGAAAATAATGAAGTACTCAATTATGCTAAAAAAATCGGATATGATTATTTTCAAGGATATTTTTTTGATAAACCAGTAATTATTAAAGGAAAAAGATTAAAAGACAATAAAATTCAATACTTAAGGATTATGGAGGAATTAAATAAAGATGATCCATCTTATGATAATATTGCTAAAATAATAGAATATGATATAAACCTAACCTATAAGTTATTAAAACTTGTTAACTCTAAATTTACTTTATCACATGAAATACAATCTATTAAACATGCTTTAACGCTGATGGGTTTAAAAGAAATTCAAGTATGGATAACGTTGATTATGATCCAAGATATTAAGGATATGGAAAATAATGAAATTCTTAAGACGTCTCTAGTAAGAGCTAAACTTGGGCAACGATTAGCTGAAAGCTCTATCCACAAAAAAAGGAAGAATGAAGCAATGCTAATGGGACTTATATCTGTTATTGATATATTATTAGAAGAACCTATGGAAAAGATATTAAATAAATTACCGATATCAAATGATATTAAAAATCCTTTAATGGGAAAAGAAAGTCCGTTAAGTGATATATATAATTTGATGATAAATTATGAAAAGGCTTCATGGGAAGAATTATGTGTAGATGCAAAAAAAATTGAAATAGATATAAAAAAACTTCCTGATCAATATTTTAAGGCCGTGCAGTGGGCAGATGAATTGTTTGAATATATGCTAGCAAATGATTAATTTGTAGAATATTTATATTTGAGAAATTAAAAATGCTAGTTTAGGAAAGTTGAACATGTAGTAGTGGCATAATAATAAAAACTACTGTGAAAGGGTGTAAGTTACACCATAATAATAAATCTAGAGGAGTTAATGAAAAAAAGAGAAATACTTTTTTCCATTGTGTTATTTGCGTTATCCTTAAGATACGAAAGTGACTTTTAAGATTGTTGGCAGATGGAATGGGGTTAGAAAAGCTGTTGAATAGCAGAAGTGAGAACGGTTAATTTAAATAGAATTTTAACGAAGCATGTTAGGTATGTTAAATGTTAAAAATGCACATGAGCAATGCATAGCATAACCAAAGGGAGTCAGGACAGGAAAGATACCTGTAAAATAAAAGTAAATAACTAGTATTACCAAGTATAGACTAACAATAATGGAATGATAGATATAATTTGAGTCAAATTTTGTTAATAGATATTTTCTATAGTTGTATTTTTTATCTAAAGACATTAGCAAATATAAAGCAACAATAGTTGGTAGAAATCCCAATAGTAAAACCCCCTAGAAAGTGGTAAAGAACATTATTAGTATACAATGAAAATACAAAAATTACCATAGTGATTCATTAGGGGGATTGGATCTATAACTAATATTAAAATGAGATTTTGTTCCAAAAATAGAATTTATTATTTTTGCTTTTCAAAGATTGTTTTGTAATCATTAGCTGAACTATAACTTGAAGTAGCTGGAGCAAATAGTTGAATTAAAATTGAATGTATATTATTCATCAACTTTTGCCCATTTTATAGGATTACCTTCTTTAGGACAAGGTGGAAATTTGTTACCCGATTGTAATGATATTTTTTTACCGTATTTGTTTTGGTAAATTCCTGGGTTGGTAACTTTTTCTCCAGTCATACCTGTAATTTGCATTGTTACACATCCTTTCAGAATTAATATTAATTTATTAATAGGATAAGCAAATTGCTAACAGTTTATACATATTAAGAATGAGAACTAGAACTAAAGCATTCAGAAATGGATGTATTTTTTATTGTCAAAAAAGGAGATGCTTATGAAAAAAATATATAGACCAGGATTGACCCTGGTCGTAAAAAGAAGGTGCTATAATAAATGGCTAACGATAGAAAGAGAAAGTGGTATATAAGGGAATTGGGGAAATCCCCAATTCTTTTTAGTATTATTAGCAACCACACCCACCATAGAAAGGCATACAGAATAATACTACTAATAATAAGAAGAAGAAAAGTAAACTACTATCGCATCCACCACATTGACTATTAGCCATGAAGATATCCTCCTTTTAAATCATTATTTGTAACTATTTTTTTTGTCCTAATATAAATTATGCAGATCAGAAGACCTGTGTTACATGATTTTAAAGTTTTCTTATCTAAAAGGGTTACCCAATAGTAGTGCATAAAAGATCCTTTTATTTCTCTATTTTAAAAGGAGATTCAAAAACGATAATTGATTAGCAAAAACTATTGAAAATAGCATCAATTATGGGACAACTAGTGAATTATTAGGTGATTTACTATGGTTTCTTGGATTTCTCTTTATTTGACAATATGGGAAGTCAATATCAGTTATATTTATCAAGCGTGTTAATATATTTAACAAATAAGTGTGCACTTTGTACATTAACATGGGATTTTAATACCCTCATGCACATGATAAAATATGATAATATTTATTCAAGATAAATAAAATTTAGAAAATTCAAAACGTGGATAAAAGGAGAAGCGTTATGTCAAAAAAATATAAAATTGCAGTTATAAGAGTAGCAACTTTAGATGATGAAAAAAGATTAAATTTACATGGAAAACTTATTGAAAAATATTTTCCAGACTTAATTACTAAATCATATTGCATACATGATCAATATGATGGTGTACATGATGATACGAGTCATGTAATTGCAACGGAAAAAATAGTTACTCTTGTAAAACAAATAAAGCATGAATATGATGGAATCGCCATTAGCTGCGCGGGAGATCCTGCAGTAGAAATACTAAAAAAGGAGATAGATATTCCAGTAATAGGAGCAGGACATTCTGTAGCAAGTTTTAGCTTGAATTTTGGAGAAAAAATTGGAGTATTAGGAATTAGGCATGAAGCACCAGAAAAAATTGTAAAAATATTAGGTGATAAACTTGTAAAATCAATAAAACCAGAAAAAGTAAATAATACAAATGATTTATTGACAGATGAAGGGAGAGCGTCAGTTATTGAGGCTGCTCATGAAATCCAAAAATCTGGAGCAGTTGCTATTATTTTAGCTTGTACAGGGATGTCAACCATAGGGATAGCAAAATTTTTAAATGAAAAGCTACAAATACCTATTATAGACCCTGTATATTCTGAGGCATTAGTTATGAATAGTCTATGCAAATATAAAAACATATTTTAGGAGGAGGAAAGCTGTGGAAAGTTATAGGATGAAAATTACTGATGAACTTGCTGAAGCGGCTGTGTTAGGTGGAGTTTTTTTAGGTGGAGGTGGGGGTGGTTCTTATGAAAAAGGCCTTAAAAATGCTAAGGAAGCCTTGAAATTGGGAGAATTATATTTGGTTTCACTGGATCACATAAAAGATGATGATATCGTTATCACAGCTTCTGCTGTAGGCTCACCTGCATCTGAAGAACAGTATGTTACTCCTGAATATAATAAAAAAGGATATAAGATTTTCAATGAGTTATTAAAAGAAACTATAGGTGGAGTTATTACTAATGAAAATGGTGGAGGTTCAACGATTAATGGGTGGATATTATCTGCTATGACAGGTATACCTCTTATAGATGCTCCTTGTAATGGTAGAGCGCATCCAACTGCTCTAATGGGAAGTATGGGGTTGAGTTTATTAAAAGACTATAAAACGATTCAGGTTGCATTAGGTGGAAACCCAGATAAAGAAAAGTATATAGAAGTAGCTGTAAAAGGAAACCTTGCTTCAACATCAGCAATAATAAGACAGGCAGCAGTAGAAGCAGGGGGGTTAGTAACTGTACTTAGAAATCCAGTAAAAGCTCAATATTTAAAACAAAATGCTGCTATTGGAGGTTTGAAGCAAGCGATAGACATAGGAAATGTATTTTTAA is part of the Crassaminicella profunda genome and encodes:
- a CDS encoding EAL and HDOD domain-containing protein, with the protein product MEVFVARQPIFNRNKDVIAYELLYRDSNKNFFNNTIGASKATSILIANSYFSIGIEKLIGKHKAFINFNKSLIERDIPMIFDKDTIVIEILEDVVPDKKFINTIKKLKEMGYTIALDDFTYDYAYDEIVELCDIIKVDFLQNTEEDVYRIIQKWDNKTRKFLAEKIENNEVLNYAKKIGYDYFQGYFFDKPVIIKGKRLKDNKIQYLRIMEELNKDDPSYDNIAKIIEYDINLTYKLLKLVNSKFTLSHEIQSIKHALTLMGLKEIQVWITLIMIQDIKDMENNEILKTSLVRAKLGQRLAESSIHKKRKNEAMLMGLISVIDILLEEPMEKILNKLPISNDIKNPLMGKESPLSDIYNLMINYEKASWEELCVDAKKIEIDIKKLPDQYFKAVQWADELFEYMLAND
- a CDS encoding aspartate/glutamate racemase family protein — protein: MSKKYKIAVIRVATLDDEKRLNLHGKLIEKYFPDLITKSYCIHDQYDGVHDDTSHVIATEKIVTLVKQIKHEYDGIAISCAGDPAVEILKKEIDIPVIGAGHSVASFSLNFGEKIGVLGIRHEAPEKIVKILGDKLVKSIKPEKVNNTNDLLTDEGRASVIEAAHEIQKSGAVAIILACTGMSTIGIAKFLNEKLQIPIIDPVYSEALVMNSLCKYKNIF
- a CDS encoding DUF917 domain-containing protein; translation: MESYRMKITDELAEAAVLGGVFLGGGGGGSYEKGLKNAKEALKLGELYLVSLDHIKDDDIVITASAVGSPASEEQYVTPEYNKKGYKIFNELLKETIGGVITNENGGGSTINGWILSAMTGIPLIDAPCNGRAHPTALMGSMGLSLLKDYKTIQVALGGNPDKEKYIEVAVKGNLASTSAIIRQAAVEAGGLVTVLRNPVKAQYLKQNAAIGGLKQAIDIGNVFLKYKDDTENILEELKKRMSLEIIAKGVVKKYEINIQGGFDVGHVVINSDKRDYDLTFWNEYMTLESNGEILATFPDLIATLDEKTGKVITSADMREKDNIIVIKVDRKNLKLGKGMFDQKLFKQAEDVLNKELIKYIF